A single region of the Oreochromis niloticus isolate F11D_XX linkage group LG19, O_niloticus_UMD_NMBU, whole genome shotgun sequence genome encodes:
- the LOC109195923 gene encoding uncharacterized protein LOC109195923, protein MQNVTPSLMDILVFRLSLLKPLIFLELFFETDATSQKILTMLSDLTRSLNELREEVRAIRNTGSNESVDAGVLPLDLPLHNIEELNNAEAALQSQEANKAMLRRFALIGGTTLEVQVCRVMAYAITNELASVLNWAGKKTKDQTKQKRAFKDTASVKCLTDNVTQLNRENKKMKETVIDLQACGMRDNLVFSGIPEAVGEDVETTVKSFIKTHLKLPEDTVKNIAFDRVHRIGPMRAATGRPRPIVAKFGHFKQKEQVKSHGRELKGTDFSVNDRFPKEILERRRVLFPIRRGFIQKGSRAVIAVDRLYVDGQLYRDPGITPWLY, encoded by the exons ATGCAGAATGTTACACCATCACTTATGGATATATtagtttttcgcctctcactgcTTAAGCCATTAATCTTTCTGGAATTGTTCTTTGAAACCGATGCGACCTCACAAAAGATATTAACTATGCTGTCAGACCTGACGAGATCTCTTAACGAACTCCGTGAGGAGGTCAGAGCCATCCGCAATACCGGCTCCAATGAATCGGTAGATGCTGGGGTACTCCCTTTGGATTTGCCCTTGCACAACATTGAGGAGCTAAACAATGCAGAGGCAGCTCTTCAATCGCAAGAGGCAAATAAGGCAATG ctGAGACGCTTTGCCTTGATTGgagggaccacactggaggtgcaaGTCTGCCGTGTAATGGCTTATGCCATCACAAACGAGCTGGCCTCAGTACTAaactgggcagggaaaaaaacaaaggaccagacgaagcaaaaaagggcatttaaagataCTGCGTCGGTGAAATGTCTCACAGACAATGTTACCCAGctaaatagagaaaataaaaaaatgaaagagacAGTTATTGATCTACAAGCTTGTGGCATGCGTGATAATCTtgtattttctggtattccagaaGCCGTTGGAGAAGACGTGGAGACTACGGTGAAAAGCTTCATCAAAacccacctgaagctgccggaggacacgGTGAAGAACATCGCCTTCGATAGAGTGCATCGCATCGGCCCTATGCGGGCTGCGACCGGGAGACCACGTCCAATCgtggccaaattcggccacttcaaacaaaaggaacaggtgaaaagtcacggcagggaattaaaaggaacggacttcagcgtAAACGACCGGTTCCCaaaagagatcctggaacgacgcagggtcctcttcccaatccgacgcggcttcatccagaagggctcccgcgctgtcatcgctgtggaccGGCTCTACGTGGATGGACAGCTTTACCGCGACCCCGGCATCACTCCGtggctgtattaa